GATTTTTATTCTCTTCAAGCGACATATAATTAATCGCCTCGATTTTAAGCAGTGCATAATATCGCTCTTGGTCTTTTGGCGCGCGCACTTGTCCGGTTACAATATCGCCATTACGAAGGGCAAAGCGGCGGATTTGTGATTGGGATACATAGGTGTCATTTTGACTATCTGCTAGACTTTCTGTCAAAGCGCGCAAGAAGCCATAGCCCTCATTTGTGATTTCTAAAATGCCTGAAAAGAGAATATAGCCGCCTTGATTAACTTGAGCTTTTAGAATCTCAAAAATCAAATCCTGTCGGCGGTAGTCGCTTGGGTTTTCAACGCCCACTTCCTCGGCGATGTTGATTAGGTGCTTAATGCTTTTGGTGCGCAATTCTTCTAGCTGGTAGCCCTCTACAGGTGTATGAGTTCGTTTATTATCTGCCATGAATGTCCTTAGTTAAAAAGAAGATTAATAAGTTTAAGAAGCCAATCTAAGCTTTTTACAGAATCTAAGATAGAAGCCAACTTTTTAAAGCCCTAAAAAGCTTAAAAAAGTGAAATAAAAAGCTGGATTTTATTCAAAACTAGCCCTTAAGTCAAGAGCTAACCTTTTAGAGCGTATTATTTTTAATATTTTGGTCTAAATCGGGGTGGATTTTATACACTTTATTTTTAATCTTAATTAAAATGCCTGTGTCGATGAGCTGCTTAAAAGTTTTTACAATAGTAGGCTTACTTACATTTAAATGCGCGATAATATCCTCATAAGAGCCATAAAAAATATTATCCTCATCACAATTATTCAGTAAAAATTGAATAATGGCAATTTTTTTGCCGCCCACAAAGGTGGAAATGGCGTTAATGAGCAGATTTTTAGACGCAAGCTCATCGGCTTGTAAAAATGGCAAGATAGCCTTATTAAGCGCGTGGAGTAGCTCCTCGACATTAATGGGCTTTAAAATATACCCATCTACGCGTAATCTAATGGCATCAAGGAGATATTTTGTCTCTGTATGTGCGGTGGTAATCACCACAGGCACATCAGGGTGCGTGCTTGAGCTGCGGATAGCATTAATAAGCTCAATGCCGCTCATTTTTGGCATAAGAATATCGGTTAGCACTAAATCAATTTTGTGCAGCCTAAAGAGATTGAGCGCTTCTTGCCCATTTTTTGCTACAAATAAACGCCCTACATAATCTTCAAGTAGCATACTTGTGAGATGGGCGGTATCTGCGTCATCTTCAGCATATAAAATCGTAAGTTTATTGAGTGCTTCTAGATTCATAATTAATCCTTTTGTGTTGGTATTTGGATAATAAATGCCGCTCCAAAGTATCCATTTCCCCATTGTTGATTTGATACATCAATACTGCCATTAAGCTGCCGCTCAATAATCTGCTTTGCCATATATAATCCCACGCCCGTGCCTACGGATTTGTGTTTGGTGGTGAAATAAGGCTCAAATACTTTTGTTTTATCTGCTAGATGAATGCCTCCAGCGTTATCCCGGACGCAAAGGGTGGTATTATATCCTAGCTTATCTAACGAAATTTCTATAAGGGGGTGCTTGAAATTGCTATCCTGCTGCATTTGGAGTGTTAGCGCGTCAATGGCGTTATTGATAAGGATTAAAATCACTTGTGTGAAGGAGTTTTGATAGCCATTAATTTTAATATGTGGGGCTTTAATTTGCACATCAACCCTAATAGCATATTCTTTCAACTGTTCTTTAAGCAGCTCGATAGAATCTGCAATGCTTTGGGCTAGCTCAAATGGCTCTGTATTTGTATCAGGGCGAAAGAAATTGCGGAAATTTTCAATGGTATTTGACATTTCTGTGGCAATTTTCATACCATATTGGGTTTGCTGTAGCACAAAATCATCATCAAGCTTTTTTTGCAACACTTTGCTTTTAAAGCTTTGAATAAGCACCATAAGTGAGTTGAGCGGCTGGCGCCATTGGTGTGCGATATTTTGTATCATCTCCCCCATAGACGCAAGGCGCGCTTGCTGATACATAATCAAATCTTTTTGGCGATTTTGTTCCACCTCATATTCGATAGATTTTTGCAAATTAGCATTAAGTGTTTGCAGCTCTTTAGTTTTAGAATCTACAAGCTGCTTTAAAAGCAAATGATTAGTATTAATAGACTGCCGAATGGAGAGCGCTAGAATAATAATTGTGGCGATAACAATAAACATAAAAATAGCTAGCACGATAAAGGTATTAGCATATAAAGAATCGGTAATATCTTTATCAAAATATGCAATATCAAAGGAGTTTAGAATCTGCTCTTCAAGCAGGCCAGTGATATTCTCCACATTAAAGCTAATAAAAGCCTCATCAATAGATTCTATAATCATCTGCTCTTTGGCTAAAAGATGTTGGATATGCTCATAATCTTGGGGCTTAAAGGTCTTAGCATACCATTTGCGTAATTGACTAATGGGCATATCTTGTTTTTTAGTAAGATTATACATTTTATACTGCTCCCACATCGCAAGGAGTTCAGGGAGGCTTTCTGGTGAGATATTATGCGTTTTATTAAGTAAATTAAGCGTATGCATATTGTAATTTTGCGGCGCGTTAATATCAAACTCACTTTTTAGCCCCATAAGCGCGAGTAACCCCACACTTGCCACAAGTGCAAACCCCACGACAATAATCCATACAAGGATAGTAGTTTGGGCTTGAAAGGAAGTTTTATTGATAAAATGCAAAAGGACATTTCTCATAGGCTAACCTTTAGTTTTAAATTTTTAACCTCTAATTTTAAGCCCTTAAAGCCCTACACAAGCTCTCTGCCATTGGCTAAAGCCTCACTTAGCGCGCGTGTGAGCAAGTCATATTGCAAAAATCGCTCTTTATTTTTCTTAAGTGAATAGCTAATCTGCTCTTGGAGCGTCTCTTGGGAGTTTAGCAGCTTAAGATGTTGGTTATTTAAATCTGCTAGTGTGCTTTGTATCTGCTCTAAATGATTAAGCACATTAGATTTATTAAGAATAAGCGCATTTATGTCATTTGTTAGCTCATCAATATGCTCTTTGGGCGATTTTTTATCCACCAAAGTGCGCAGCTGCCTATTTTGAGATTCTAGCAAATCTTGATAGGAGCTATCTTTTGTCATACACTCTTTTTTCTCTGCTTCATTTTGGGCAATTTGTGTGGTGATGCTATGGATTTGCTC
The sequence above is drawn from the Helicobacter jaachi genome and encodes:
- a CDS encoding response regulator, which codes for MNLEALNKLTILYAEDDADTAHLTSMLLEDYVGRLFVAKNGQEALNLFRLHKIDLVLTDILMPKMSGIELINAIRSSSTHPDVPVVITTAHTETKYLLDAIRLRVDGYILKPINVEELLHALNKAILPFLQADELASKNLLINAISTFVGGKKIAIIQFLLNNCDEDNIFYGSYEDIIAHLNVSKPTIVKTFKQLIDTGILIKIKNKVYKIHPDLDQNIKNNTL
- a CDS encoding sensor histidine kinase, with translation MRNVLLHFINKTSFQAQTTILVWIIVVGFALVASVGLLALMGLKSEFDINAPQNYNMHTLNLLNKTHNISPESLPELLAMWEQYKMYNLTKKQDMPISQLRKWYAKTFKPQDYEHIQHLLAKEQMIIESIDEAFISFNVENITGLLEEQILNSFDIAYFDKDITDSLYANTFIVLAIFMFIVIATIIILALSIRQSINTNHLLLKQLVDSKTKELQTLNANLQKSIEYEVEQNRQKDLIMYQQARLASMGEMIQNIAHQWRQPLNSLMVLIQSFKSKVLQKKLDDDFVLQQTQYGMKIATEMSNTIENFRNFFRPDTNTEPFELAQSIADSIELLKEQLKEYAIRVDVQIKAPHIKINGYQNSFTQVILILINNAIDALTLQMQQDSNFKHPLIEISLDKLGYNTTLCVRDNAGGIHLADKTKVFEPYFTTKHKSVGTGVGLYMAKQIIERQLNGSIDVSNQQWGNGYFGAAFIIQIPTQKD